The following proteins are encoded in a genomic region of Arachis ipaensis cultivar K30076 chromosome B02, Araip1.1, whole genome shotgun sequence:
- the LOC107626072 gene encoding uncharacterized protein LOC107626072 produces MSGEMQLKRFNTMERRPLRTLRDLLSENNNNSYYYCSNSSSSCSSSGFKSLPRRINQTNKSSMQTQMKNPSTFQTLINTFKTILVKKSPSMILPRSISRKLSSSRRSSRLRNQTFCKGSTDEVEISTVKIKDIIRWRSFKDVTVEEEHNNKYPLSQSQPLDFHRCMMMGSTTTTTTTTTTTCSSSNGSSWNESDFTSIASGYSSSWEPQNDDVLISEKFPLSPLDVVVGKDLVQQKTNMAGPKEISSFQEDEQHSPISVLQIGKDEFPHYNQSLADIERRKQKVMDTFQIIESLAKFDLPNLDQYIILDENFSYNEDCDNYDCEVEEQDYVEQRAMKLLNCVKATCSFQSYDFDTLLLDFFKEELSKNIDDEECESESEMLRIAKEWVKGSFGYDIGHVNNYVCIKDMDKRGEWSKFEKEKEEMVLEIEKEILHSLVAELLDLHD; encoded by the exons ATGAGTGGGGAAATGCAACTAAAGAGGTTCAACACAATGGAGAGAAGGCCTCTTAGAACCCTAAGGGACCTCTTGAGtgagaataataataatagttattattattgttcaaactcatcatcatcatgtTCTTCAAGTGGATTCAAATCACTACCAAGAAGGATTaatcaaacaaataaaagtagCATGCAAACCCAAATGAAGAATCCCTCAACCTTTCAAACCCTAATAAACACATTCAAGACCATCTTAGTGAAGAAATCACCCTCTATGATCTTGCCACGTAGCATCTCACGCAAGCTTTCGTCATCAAGAAGGTCAAGCAGATTAAGGAACCAAACATTTTGCAAAGGAAGCACTGATGAAGTTGAAATCAGCACCGTCAAGATCAAGGACATCATACGGTGGAGATCTTTCAAGGATGTTACTGTGGAGGAGGAGCACAATAACAAATATCCACTGTCACAATCTCAACCGTTGGATTTTCACCGTTGCATGATGATGGGGTCCACTACTACAACAACTACGACAACCACTACCACGTGTAGTAGCAGCAATGGGTCTAGCTGGAATGAGAGTGATTTTACCTCAATAGCCTCAGGGTACTCGTCTTCATGGGAACCACAAAACGACGACGTTTTGATAAGTGAGAAATTTCCACTTTCACCCCTTGATGTTGTTGTCGGCAAGGATTTGGTGCAACAAAAAACAAATATGGCGGGGCCCAAG GAAATTTCAAGTTTCCAAGAAGATGAACAACATAGTCCAATTTCAGTTCTTCAAATTGGAAAAGATGAATTCCCACACTATAATCAAAGCCTTGCCGATATTGAAA gAAGAAAACAAAAGGTCATGGACACCTTTCAAATAATTGAGAGCCTTGCAAAATTTGACCTACCAAACTTAGACCAATATATCATATTGGATGAGAACTTTAGTTATAATGAAGATTGTGATAATTATGATTGTGAAGTTGAAGAACAAGATTATGTTGAGCAAAGGGCAATGAAGCTACTAAATTGTGTCAAGGCAACATGTTCATTCCAAAGCTATGATTTTGATACTCTATTGTTAGATTTTTTCAAGGAGGAATTAAGTAAGAATATTGATGATGAGGAGTGTGAAAGTGAGTCAGAGATGTTGAGAATAGCTAAGGAATGGGTAAAAGGGTCATTTGGTTATGACATAGGTcatgtgaataattatgtttgTATCAAAGACATGGATAAAAGAGGTGAATGGAGCAAGtttgagaaagagaaagaagaaatggtTTTGGAGATTGAAAAGGAGATATTGCATAGTTTGGTTGCTGAACTTTTGGACTTACATGATTAA